One region of Novipirellula artificiosorum genomic DNA includes:
- a CDS encoding nitroreductase family protein, which yields MSALTLANAPKEVAEMLVGWMGPFHEGREWLQRDEAQRSIGIAMQTMMLAAQGMGYQSCPMIGFDIEAVAKLINLPDDHVMGPMVAIGKGTKEAWPKPGQLTLDQVTVNNGF from the coding sequence TTGTCTGCTTTGACGCTTGCGAATGCGCCGAAGGAAGTCGCTGAAATGTTGGTGGGCTGGATGGGGCCATTCCACGAAGGCCGCGAGTGGCTGCAACGCGACGAAGCCCAACGCTCAATTGGCATCGCCATGCAAACCATGATGCTCGCCGCGCAAGGCATGGGCTACCAGTCATGCCCCATGATCGGATTCGACATCGAAGCCGTCGCCAAGCTGATCAACCTCCCCGACGACCACGTCATGGGACCAATGGTTGCGATCGGCAAAGGCACTAAAGAAGCTTGGCCGAAGCCTGGGCAACTGACGCTCGATCAAGTCACCGTCAACAATGGGTTTTAG
- a CDS encoding PadR family transcriptional regulator, producing the protein MRTVDFHILLSLLDHQRHGYGIIKEVEAMTSGDVRMGPGTLYGSIKRLINLGLIIESKKRPSAKDDDERRRCYYRVTAAGIKATRAECERLQSLLEIARVKKGPEFTSMVGVG; encoded by the coding sequence ATGCGAACCGTTGATTTTCACATCCTGTTGAGTCTCCTGGATCACCAGCGGCACGGTTACGGAATCATCAAAGAGGTTGAGGCGATGACCAGCGGCGACGTCCGAATGGGACCAGGCACTCTGTATGGTTCCATCAAGCGGTTGATCAATCTTGGACTGATCATCGAATCCAAGAAACGACCGTCGGCAAAAGACGATGACGAACGTCGCCGATGTTACTATCGAGTGACCGCTGCTGGAATCAAAGCGACACGTGCGGAATGCGAACGTCTGCAATCTCTCTTGGAAATCGCTCGTGTCAAAAAGGGGCCAGAGTTCACAAGCATGGTGGGGGTTGGTTAG
- a CDS encoding zinc ribbon domain-containing protein, which produces MWEKIAYKEHIYEGEHDAIIDQETFDAVGKMLKAHRKGRAQRLVNKYSALLKGILVCPYCDCRMVHRTTKRKSSVYRYYACQTTVKHRGINNERSGRGHESCNTGLVASSTTKVVTCCSRDAKSGADACEMGSVSAAMIEAAVVDELRVIVDDEGLRDAVFQGSKTLLDKEQAEVETLLAQLKAQINRDTEEVQRILKHEVFENLNDIRVEDLKARIEKAEADVVVATDKLKQVAARQLSRLDIDIAMSDFKVVWCRPGRVSTPDRSAHGIVAR; this is translated from the coding sequence ATGTGGGAAAAAATCGCCTACAAGGAGCACATCTACGAAGGTGAGCACGACGCAATCATCGACCAAGAAACCTTTGACGCGGTCGGCAAGATGCTGAAGGCGCACCGGAAGGGGAGAGCACAGCGACTGGTCAACAAGTACTCGGCACTGTTGAAGGGGATTCTTGTTTGTCCGTACTGCGACTGCCGAATGGTTCACCGTACGACAAAGAGAAAGTCGAGCGTGTATCGGTATTACGCTTGCCAAACGACGGTTAAGCATCGCGGGATCAATAACGAACGTAGTGGACGAGGCCACGAGTCCTGCAACACGGGACTCGTGGCCTCGTCCACTACCAAAGTCGTCACTTGTTGTTCACGCGATGCTAAGAGTGGGGCCGATGCCTGCGAGATGGGGTCGGTTTCAGCCGCGATGATCGAGGCCGCGGTCGTCGATGAACTCCGAGTCATTGTTGATGACGAGGGCTTGCGTGACGCCGTGTTCCAAGGCTCTAAGACGTTGCTTGATAAGGAGCAGGCTGAAGTTGAAACGCTCCTGGCTCAGTTAAAAGCTCAAATCAACCGGGACACGGAGGAGGTTCAACGAATACTGAAGCACGAAGTGTTCGAGAACCTGAACGATATCCGAGTCGAGGACTTGAAAGCCCGGATTGAGAAGGCGGAAGCCGACGTTGTCGTCGCGACGGACAAATTGAAGCAAGTCGCCGCCCGCCAACTCTCGCGGCTCGACATCGACATTGCGATGTCGGACTTCAAAGTGGTTTGGTGTCGTCCAGGTCGCGTTTCAACTCCGGATCGCTCGGCTCACGGCATCGTTGCCCGATAG
- a CDS encoding DUF1801 domain-containing protein: protein MTDAEKQKLIELLDSLVMVAVPKSTKVAKYGGTLYTLRPDEKEGQFCGVFPYKAHVQLSFAQGTLLDDPEELLEGSGKFRRHLTYQSLDDVDAKVVKRFSKASSKPG from the coding sequence ATGACTGACGCAGAAAAACAGAAACTCATTGAATTGCTCGATTCGCTTGTGATGGTGGCGGTACCGAAATCGACAAAGGTCGCGAAGTACGGCGGGACGCTATACACGTTGAGGCCCGACGAGAAAGAAGGCCAGTTCTGCGGCGTGTTCCCGTACAAAGCACACGTGCAGTTGTCGTTCGCCCAAGGTACTTTGCTCGACGATCCCGAAGAGTTACTTGAGGGAAGCGGGAAATTCCGCCGGCACCTGACGTACCAGAGCCTCGATGATGTCGACGCGAAAGTCGTCAAGCGATTCAGCAAAGCATCGAGCAAGCCTGGTTAG
- a CDS encoding toxin-antitoxin system HicB family antitoxin: MATLSLRMRDDLKAKAQQLASQQGVSLNSYINATLAATVAQAETLAMMGDRLSNVDREKLHARVMNFMSKTQTGPEPSPEEIERAIGKR; this comes from the coding sequence ATGGCAACACTCTCGTTGCGCATGCGTGATGACCTGAAGGCAAAGGCTCAGCAACTTGCCAGCCAACAGGGCGTATCGCTCAATAGCTATATTAACGCAACGCTCGCGGCGACTGTCGCACAGGCCGAAACTCTTGCGATGATGGGAGACCGATTGAGCAACGTCGATCGCGAAAAACTTCACGCGCGGGTTATGAATTTCATGTCCAAAACTCAAACCGGACCGGAACCAAGTCCGGAGGAGATCGAGCGAGCGATTGGAAAACGATAA
- a CDS encoding sigma-70 family RNA polymerase sigma factor, whose translation MHEFPETRESLLVQVKDPANREAWQQFAQLYRPVIFRIAMRRGLQDADAHDLAQQVLVSVVSAIGRWEKSEAGTRFRHWLNRVIKNAIVNSLTRQPRDRATGGSSAQIELDDCAYSDQVTEELIDLEYRRELYLAAADRVKVEVETETWEAFDMSVVQGLPVDDVAKHLGKSRGAIYSARNRVMFRLRQIVRILENQS comes from the coding sequence GTGCATGAATTCCCTGAAACTCGAGAAAGCCTGTTAGTGCAGGTGAAGGACCCGGCCAACCGGGAGGCGTGGCAGCAATTTGCGCAGCTATATCGTCCGGTGATCTTCCGAATCGCCATGCGACGGGGCCTGCAAGACGCCGACGCACACGACTTGGCCCAGCAGGTACTCGTCTCAGTCGTCTCGGCAATTGGGCGGTGGGAGAAGTCCGAAGCAGGAACACGGTTCCGTCATTGGCTGAACCGTGTCATCAAGAATGCCATCGTGAATTCATTGACAAGACAGCCACGGGATCGAGCAACCGGCGGATCATCGGCCCAAATCGAGCTAGACGATTGTGCCTACAGCGACCAGGTCACTGAAGAGCTAATCGATTTGGAATATCGGCGCGAGCTTTATTTGGCCGCAGCAGATCGTGTGAAGGTCGAAGTCGAGACTGAAACCTGGGAAGCATTCGACATGTCGGTCGTCCAGGGATTGCCGGTGGATGACGTTGCTAAACACCTTGGGAAATCACGCGGTGCAATCTACTCGGCTCGAAATCGTGTGATGTTTCGATTGCGTCAAATCGTAAGAATCCTGGAGAATCAATCATGA
- a CDS encoding mobile mystery protein B, translated as MNMGRGTGTGLGSSGKDDDTPFDGSGLKLKTIKTRRELNEVEFASILHVTEKYLLSKPSRKIAPFNFDWLLGLHREMLGSIWSWAGEIRSTEKNIGVNPNIIAAELGVIAMEADKRHNETGALVIATAAEFHHRAVWVHPFEDGNGRWARLMANVWLMQHDQPATLWPANDLRNTESPIRDEYIAAIKAADSLNYGPLIDLHQRFSE; from the coding sequence ATGAACATGGGTCGTGGCACGGGCACGGGGCTTGGTTCTAGCGGGAAAGATGACGATACGCCGTTTGATGGATCGGGCCTCAAGCTCAAGACGATCAAGACCCGGCGCGAGCTCAACGAGGTCGAGTTTGCTTCGATCCTTCACGTGACAGAGAAATACCTGCTCTCGAAACCATCCCGGAAGATCGCTCCGTTCAATTTCGATTGGCTTCTCGGACTCCACCGTGAAATGCTTGGTTCGATCTGGAGCTGGGCAGGAGAGATCCGATCGACTGAAAAGAACATCGGAGTGAACCCCAACATCATCGCTGCGGAACTCGGGGTGATTGCGATGGAGGCCGACAAGCGACATAACGAAACGGGCGCACTTGTGATCGCAACCGCTGCTGAGTTTCATCACCGCGCGGTTTGGGTTCATCCCTTTGAAGATGGGAATGGTCGATGGGCTCGACTAATGGCGAATGTGTGGCTTATGCAACATGACCAGCCAGCAACACTCTGGCCCGCCAATGATTTGCGAAACACAGAGAGTCCGATTCGCGATGAATACATTGCAGCCATCAAAGCAGCTGACTCGCTAAACTATGGACCGCTGATTGACCTGCACCAGAGGTTTAGCGAGTGA
- a CDS encoding mechanosensitive ion channel family protein — translation MPNKNLITGTILNWTLSASVNRVIIPVGVAYGSDSEAARQILFDVAADNLQVIDDPPPRTTFEAFADSSLTLTLRAYLPNVDDRLKAIAELHTEIDKRFAEAGIEIAFPQRDLNLRSGWTTADKLAGPGEQFGSTRAEALTPPEQAEPVRK, via the coding sequence GTGCCAAACAAGAACCTGATTACCGGTACCATCCTGAACTGGACGCTCAGCGCCTCAGTGAATCGCGTCATCATTCCGGTGGGCGTGGCCTACGGAAGTGACAGCGAAGCAGCCCGACAGATCCTGTTCGATGTGGCGGCGGATAACTTACAAGTCATTGACGACCCACCACCGAGGACGACTTTCGAGGCGTTTGCTGACAGCTCGCTGACGCTCACGTTGCGGGCCTATCTTCCCAATGTTGACGATCGTCTAAAAGCGATTGCCGAACTGCACACCGAGATTGACAAGCGGTTCGCGGAGGCTGGCATCGAGATCGCCTTCCCGCAACGCGACCTTAATCTTCGCAGCGGATGGACAACTGCGGACAAGCTGGCAGGGCCAGGCGAACAATTTGGCTCAACACGCGCCGAAGCTTTGACGCCACCAGAACAGGCCGAACCCGTCCGCAAGTAG
- a CDS encoding TlpA disulfide reductase family protein — MNRLSKTVLASIVVPYLMIHSSIAIGQVPSISPPTDNTADKGGTKVFPVRIENGDMAKPIEISQWSDGDRHSLNDLKGKTVVLHFWGTWCGPCIATIPVWKRLEEKYSREEVVFIGIHTAGTGMDDVRAFMKKHNWEHLTGIDEGVAIADSVTFRRYGISAVNQIVVVNAEGAVTYNGGKPTQSAGPVEIARQLGVKGPGEESTEQEAQDGGIAIMTHMYDKEIEAALRSAKIGN; from the coding sequence ATGAATCGATTATCAAAGACAGTACTTGCGTCGATTGTCGTTCCATACCTCATGATTCATTCGTCGATCGCGATTGGACAAGTACCATCGATCAGCCCACCGACCGACAACACAGCGGACAAAGGTGGAACCAAGGTCTTTCCGGTGCGAATTGAAAACGGCGATATGGCTAAGCCCATCGAAATCAGTCAATGGTCCGATGGCGACCGACATTCGCTCAACGATCTCAAGGGAAAAACAGTCGTGCTCCATTTCTGGGGCACGTGGTGCGGTCCCTGCATCGCGACGATTCCGGTTTGGAAGCGGCTTGAGGAGAAGTATTCCAGGGAGGAAGTCGTCTTTATTGGAATTCACACGGCGGGTACTGGGATGGACGATGTGCGAGCGTTTATGAAGAAGCACAACTGGGAGCACCTGACCGGGATCGATGAAGGTGTCGCGATCGCGGATAGCGTCACCTTTCGACGCTACGGCATTTCTGCGGTCAATCAAATTGTTGTCGTAAACGCAGAAGGAGCTGTGACCTACAACGGAGGCAAGCCGACACAATCGGCTGGGCCAGTCGAGATTGCACGACAATTGGGCGTCAAAGGTCCGGGGGAGGAATCCACTGAACAAGAGGCCCAAGACGGTGGAATCGCGATCATGACGCACATGTATGACAAGGAAATCGAAGCCGCACTGCGATCCGCAAAGATTGGAAACTGA
- a CDS encoding type II toxin -antitoxin system TacA 1-like antitoxin, whose product MQKNSSLMVRLDEESKALLSAAAELRRVSVSDYVRSVVMGQAERELAAAQSHTIAMTPTEQLEFWNALAKPPKLTKAQKGLGSIMRGDA is encoded by the coding sequence ATGCAAAAGAATAGTTCATTGATGGTGCGGCTCGATGAAGAATCGAAGGCATTGCTCAGTGCTGCCGCCGAACTGCGACGGGTGAGTGTGAGTGATTACGTTCGCAGTGTTGTCATGGGTCAGGCCGAACGTGAATTGGCAGCGGCCCAGTCACACACGATTGCGATGACGCCAACGGAACAACTGGAGTTTTGGAATGCGCTCGCCAAGCCACCCAAGTTGACCAAGGCGCAAAAAGGACTCGGGTCGATCATGCGGGGCGATGCGTGA
- a CDS encoding RNA polymerase sigma factor, translated as MRDWEQAKTEFGPMVWATISRIVSQHADALDCFQDVMIEAFQKDQNSQIHNLPGLLKWLAVRRSLDLLRANKREGDGRIFDEPQERAAEQNEAGDALELEELMDRVRIELSKMPANQAQAFWLCCIEQQSYIEAAAHLQTDKSHVGVLVFRAREKLRLSLDDIKPSSIRN; from the coding sequence ATGCGCGATTGGGAGCAGGCGAAAACGGAGTTTGGACCGATGGTCTGGGCCACCATCAGCCGAATTGTGTCGCAGCACGCTGATGCTTTGGATTGCTTTCAAGACGTGATGATCGAAGCTTTTCAAAAAGACCAAAATAGCCAGATTCACAATTTGCCTGGACTGCTCAAATGGCTTGCCGTCCGGCGATCGCTTGACTTGTTGCGAGCAAACAAACGCGAAGGTGATGGACGGATTTTTGACGAACCGCAAGAGAGAGCGGCGGAACAAAACGAGGCCGGTGATGCGCTCGAGCTGGAAGAGTTGATGGATCGCGTTCGCATTGAACTCTCAAAGATGCCTGCCAACCAAGCCCAAGCGTTTTGGCTTTGTTGCATCGAGCAGCAGAGCTACATCGAGGCCGCCGCACATTTGCAAACAGATAAGTCGCACGTTGGCGTGCTTGTTTTTCGAGCCCGGGAGAAACTTCGGCTCTCGCTCGATGACATCAAGCCATCCTCCATTCGTAACTAA
- a CDS encoding GNAT family N-acetyltransferase encodes MRYPDGWRVELLAKSHNRTRFQSGQEEVDAWLKKTAFQSQKKHLSSTKVLLDSESHIVGFYTLATSQVDFSDLPVEVAKSLPNRQLPVAVLAWLGIDQSFQGRGIGKRLLATALKDCYDAAETFAFIAVILDCVDAPSKEFYQHFDFSELPGYPMRLFLPFRLLEKLAND; translated from the coding sequence GTGCGCTATCCTGACGGCTGGCGAGTCGAGCTACTGGCTAAGTCGCACAACCGGACACGGTTCCAATCCGGCCAGGAAGAAGTCGATGCGTGGCTGAAGAAAACGGCGTTTCAGAGTCAAAAAAAGCATCTTAGTTCGACCAAGGTTTTGCTCGACTCCGAAAGTCACATCGTTGGCTTCTACACGCTGGCAACATCTCAAGTCGACTTCTCGGACCTACCCGTCGAAGTTGCCAAGTCGCTTCCCAATCGGCAGTTACCCGTCGCAGTATTAGCGTGGCTCGGCATCGACCAATCGTTTCAAGGCCGAGGCATCGGAAAGCGTTTACTCGCGACTGCGTTAAAGGATTGCTACGACGCAGCCGAAACCTTCGCGTTCATCGCCGTCATACTCGACTGCGTCGACGCCCCTTCAAAAGAGTTCTACCAGCACTTCGATTTCTCCGAACTCCCTGGCTACCCCATGCGACTCTTCCTGCCCTTTAGGTTATTAGAAAAACTTGCCAACGATTGA
- a CDS encoding IS1096 element passenger TnpR family protein, whose translation MPSFTPTQGRYLSFILAYTEGFDLPPAESEIAGALKVSPPSVNQMMKMLEKKGLIQRQAGVARSIEILIDRSEIPKWTGKRITRTVTGWVSTNTPMKKTELVQQSRSGQTVYQFKISLRGIKPPIWRRIETLDVTLAKFHEAIQTAMGWTNSHLHAFEVGRVRYTDPRMLDDVFPDPSEKSYGKMKISDLIKKHGPKLRLIYLYDFGDGWEHSVLLEKTTTRQPAIPYPRCLSGKRNCPPEDVGGIYGYEHFLDAIGNPEHEEHDDFMEWAGEFDAEAFDLDETNEAMRVGLPSW comes from the coding sequence ATGCCCAGTTTCACTCCCACTCAAGGTCGCTACCTATCGTTCATACTGGCCTACACCGAGGGATTCGATCTGCCGCCCGCCGAATCAGAAATCGCGGGCGCGTTGAAAGTCTCACCACCATCAGTCAACCAAATGATGAAAATGCTGGAGAAGAAAGGCCTAATCCAGCGGCAAGCTGGTGTTGCGCGTTCGATCGAGATCCTGATCGATCGGAGTGAGATTCCCAAGTGGACGGGAAAGCGAATAACGCGCACCGTCACTGGTTGGGTTTCAACGAATACTCCCATGAAAAAAACGGAGCTTGTCCAGCAATCGAGATCAGGTCAAACGGTCTATCAGTTCAAGATATCTCTCCGCGGTATCAAGCCGCCAATCTGGAGACGCATTGAAACCCTAGACGTCACACTCGCCAAGTTTCATGAAGCCATCCAAACTGCGATGGGCTGGACCAATTCTCATCTACACGCATTCGAGGTTGGCCGAGTCCGCTACACCGATCCGAGAATGCTGGACGATGTGTTTCCCGACCCATCCGAGAAGTCGTACGGAAAGATGAAGATCAGTGACCTAATCAAGAAACACGGGCCGAAGCTGAGACTCATCTATTTGTACGATTTCGGCGACGGATGGGAGCACAGTGTATTGCTCGAGAAAACGACAACTCGCCAACCGGCAATACCCTATCCACGCTGCCTTTCCGGAAAACGAAATTGTCCACCCGAGGATGTTGGTGGGATCTACGGTTACGAACACTTCCTCGACGCGATTGGTAATCCCGAACACGAGGAGCACGACGACTTCATGGAATGGGCTGGCGAATTCGACGCCGAGGCGTTCGATCTCGATGAGACCAACGAAGCGATGCGTGTTGGGCTCCCATCGTGGTGA
- a CDS encoding class I SAM-dependent methyltransferase, translated as MMDDDTYDASQPEVTLYSDGKGRWLKRVWGVQCQEEILCNDRCQGVVGHQGDHWCFRPDGSYHFSPHDCDPRRKQIGCGTIPPGNSEYRTPLEMSRNHFLNFHEDTEITDAEEIARLERGDFKPEESFDRPCTEEEMEQLRQLGRLESDELTLRRERSAELRYKVKDFSAKSSTDVITARFDGDVERFSNLETGQSATIDAPLSMQLITEAAVRLTPNIERVLDIGCGAGNNTLKLRQVYGKLFASDLLDLSATMLARAKQRVNEAGIEAVTTWRSDLRDAELPKESYDVVLAAAVLHHLRDDEDWRAAFEKIISVLRPGGSFWITDLVVQETAPVHELMWSRYGDYLEGLGGVEYRQKVFEYIDREDSPRPVTYQIDLLRRVGFAHVELLHKNSCFAAFGGWKE; from the coding sequence ATGATGGACGATGATACCTATGATGCTTCACAACCAGAGGTGACGCTTTATTCCGACGGTAAGGGGAGGTGGCTGAAGCGGGTGTGGGGCGTCCAATGCCAGGAGGAGATTCTCTGTAATGATCGCTGCCAAGGTGTCGTTGGCCACCAGGGTGATCATTGGTGCTTCCGGCCGGACGGGTCGTATCACTTTAGCCCCCACGACTGCGACCCTCGTCGCAAGCAGATCGGTTGTGGGACCATTCCGCCAGGGAATTCAGAGTATCGAACGCCGCTGGAGATGAGTCGCAATCATTTTCTGAATTTCCATGAGGACACGGAGATCACCGACGCGGAAGAAATTGCACGGCTGGAACGTGGCGATTTCAAGCCTGAAGAAAGCTTCGACCGTCCTTGCACGGAAGAAGAAATGGAGCAGCTTCGTCAGCTCGGACGATTAGAATCCGATGAGCTAACGTTACGCCGCGAGCGATCCGCGGAACTCAGGTACAAGGTGAAAGACTTTTCAGCGAAGTCGAGCACGGACGTTATTACCGCGCGTTTCGATGGCGACGTCGAGCGTTTCAGCAACTTGGAAACCGGCCAGTCCGCAACGATCGACGCTCCCCTTTCAATGCAATTGATCACCGAGGCTGCGGTGCGGCTGACACCGAACATCGAGCGGGTGTTGGACATTGGTTGTGGAGCCGGCAACAACACGTTGAAGCTTCGGCAAGTCTACGGAAAACTGTTTGCCAGCGACTTGCTCGACCTAAGCGCCACGATGCTCGCGCGGGCCAAGCAGCGGGTGAACGAGGCCGGTATCGAGGCGGTCACGACTTGGCGTTCGGATCTCCGCGATGCCGAGCTACCAAAGGAAAGCTACGACGTCGTGCTCGCCGCCGCCGTGCTGCATCACTTGCGTGACGACGAGGATTGGCGAGCCGCCTTTGAAAAGATCATCTCGGTGTTGCGTCCCGGCGGATCGTTCTGGATCACCGATCTGGTCGTTCAAGAAACCGCGCCCGTCCACGAATTGATGTGGTCGCGCTACGGCGATTACCTCGAGGGACTCGGCGGCGTCGAGTACCGCCAAAAAGTCTTTGAATACATCGACCGCGAAGATTCGCCACGACCGGTGACGTATCAGATCGACCTGCTTCGCCGCGTTGGATTCGCCCACGTCGAACTGCTGCACAAAAACAGTTGCTTCGCCGCCTTCGGTGGGTGGAAGGAATAG
- a CDS encoding serine/threonine-protein kinase: MKATPSACGMTDRNLELLEGKLSSEEESAWENHLEQCATCRGRLKECAAEPESWSEATQFLGFDPYRNSIGDRKCGSRSSSHSIENVLRALTPTDDPNMLGRLGGYEVSGVIGSGGMGVVLKALDCSLDRIIAIKVLAPHLASSGSARRRFAREAKAAAAVLHPNVVAIHGVSNDESLPYLVMPYVRGESLQKRIDREGPLPVIDILRIASQIASGLSAAHEQGLVHRDIKPANILLEDGVERVAITDFGLARAVDDATMTRSGVIAGTPQYMSPEQAKGESIGARSDLFSLGSVIYAMCTGRSPFRAETSYGVLHRIVQDQPRSILDINPNVPSWLCRLVERLHCKNADERICDAKQLESLLTQCIAHVEQPTQSKLPQELRENETASWPTRTKLVWISLTSSLLIIACGWLAVSRAPTFHVPRKIHVDESIGDGIEHRSHAAETRQAVPTDQSKAADSIDATDWNDEALLDAELLHRDAMMLETESRRPFADLPLLPPTNESKAQR; encoded by the coding sequence ATGAAAGCGACGCCATCCGCATGCGGGATGACCGACCGCAACCTGGAGTTGCTTGAGGGCAAGCTTAGCTCCGAAGAGGAGTCTGCGTGGGAAAACCACCTCGAACAATGTGCTACTTGCCGTGGTCGCTTGAAGGAATGTGCCGCTGAGCCAGAATCTTGGAGTGAAGCAACTCAATTTCTGGGATTTGATCCTTACCGAAACTCGATTGGAGATCGAAAATGCGGTTCTCGAAGTTCTTCGCATAGCATAGAGAATGTGCTCAGAGCTTTAACGCCAACAGACGACCCCAACATGCTTGGGCGATTGGGTGGATATGAGGTATCTGGCGTGATCGGAAGCGGCGGAATGGGTGTCGTCTTGAAGGCACTGGATTGTTCACTGGATCGCATTATCGCAATCAAGGTCTTGGCACCCCACTTGGCAAGCAGCGGTTCAGCTCGTCGACGTTTCGCCCGCGAGGCCAAGGCTGCCGCGGCCGTGCTTCATCCGAACGTCGTTGCGATTCATGGGGTTTCGAACGATGAATCGCTTCCGTATCTGGTAATGCCATACGTCCGCGGCGAGTCGCTTCAGAAGCGCATCGACCGAGAAGGTCCATTGCCCGTGATTGACATTCTTCGCATCGCATCGCAGATCGCATCAGGATTGTCAGCGGCGCATGAACAGGGCCTCGTGCATCGTGACATCAAGCCAGCGAATATTCTGCTCGAGGATGGCGTCGAACGCGTGGCGATTACTGACTTTGGACTTGCTCGAGCTGTTGATGATGCCACGATGACCCGCAGCGGGGTCATCGCAGGAACGCCGCAATACATGTCTCCTGAGCAAGCAAAAGGTGAGTCCATCGGTGCGCGAAGCGATCTGTTTTCGCTCGGTAGCGTGATCTATGCCATGTGCACGGGCAGATCTCCTTTTCGAGCAGAAACGAGCTACGGAGTACTGCATCGGATCGTGCAAGACCAACCTCGGTCGATTCTCGATATCAACCCCAACGTCCCGAGTTGGCTCTGTCGCCTTGTCGAGAGGTTGCATTGCAAGAACGCCGATGAACGAATTTGCGATGCGAAGCAATTGGAGTCCTTGCTGACTCAGTGCATCGCACACGTGGAACAGCCTACGCAGTCAAAGCTTCCCCAAGAGCTGCGAGAAAACGAAACAGCGAGTTGGCCGACACGAACGAAGCTCGTTTGGATCTCCCTCACATCATCACTGCTCATCATCGCCTGCGGTTGGCTTGCCGTTTCTAGAGCACCGACCTTTCACGTGCCTCGGAAGATCCACGTCGACGAATCCATTGGCGACGGGATTGAGCATCGCAGTCATGCCGCGGAAACCCGTCAGGCAGTTCCGACAGACCAATCGAAAGCCGCGGATTCGATCGACGCGACAGACTGGAACGACGAAGCGCTACTTGACGCCGAACTTCTCCACCGTGACGCGATGATGCTGGAAACTGAATCACGTCGCCCGTTCGCCGACCTGCCCCTGCTGCCACCCACCAACGAATCGAAGGCCCAAAGATGA
- a CDS encoding helix-turn-helix domain-containing protein — protein MPLPEIVARIQERKRELDISVSDLARRSGVSRATVIRILGGEDHEFSFANLQAILLALGISLDLTEIPAEQFRDQIATAKAKRLIALTQGNVALESQAVSRASTQSHLEEAKTRIASSSRKLWAS, from the coding sequence ATGCCCCTTCCCGAAATAGTTGCCCGCATCCAAGAACGAAAACGAGAGCTCGATATCTCTGTTTCGGATCTTGCGCGCCGCAGCGGCGTTTCGCGGGCCACGGTCATTCGGATTCTCGGCGGTGAGGACCACGAATTCTCGTTCGCAAATTTGCAGGCCATTCTGCTCGCCTTGGGTATCTCACTCGATCTAACAGAGATTCCCGCCGAGCAATTCCGAGATCAGATTGCCACTGCAAAAGCCAAACGTTTGATTGCACTTACGCAGGGCAATGTGGCTCTCGAGTCTCAAGCTGTCTCTCGGGCGTCCACTCAATCGCATCTCGAAGAAGCGAAAACTCGTATTGCATCGTCCAGTCGAAAACTGTGGGCCTCATGA
- a CDS encoding twin-arginine translocase subunit TatC, producing MKEVPQLHQRTAKLCYQYVLWLYPASFRRQFATQMSETFAELVQDDFAVGAWHGIASSCRMIGHELLVCVPSQHLRCICEVVRAGQLRRYWRSVVIGSIVVGVVLTPADLVSTLLVAAVLVIVFWILASVFRDDRSATTVEVEL from the coding sequence ATGAAAGAGGTACCGCAACTGCATCAGAGAACCGCAAAACTCTGTTATCAGTATGTTCTCTGGCTCTACCCTGCTTCGTTTCGTCGGCAGTTTGCAACTCAAATGTCGGAGACCTTTGCTGAACTGGTACAAGATGACTTCGCGGTAGGTGCTTGGCATGGGATTGCGTCGTCATGCAGAATGATCGGCCACGAACTTCTTGTTTGCGTGCCGTCGCAACACTTGCGTTGTATTTGCGAAGTGGTGCGAGCCGGCCAATTGCGGCGATATTGGAGAAGCGTCGTCATTGGATCCATTGTCGTGGGCGTGGTACTAACGCCAGCGGACCTGGTAAGCACCCTGTTGGTTGCGGCGGTCTTGGTAATTGTTTTTTGGATACTAGCGTCCGTCTTCCGAGATGACCGATCCGCCACAACTGTAGAGGTAGAGTTATGA